A window of Thiocapsa bogorovii genomic DNA:
CGGCGACCTGACGACGGGCCGTCTCGGCAGTTTCCTCAACGCCCGCTACATTACCGGGAACGCGGATTCAACGGAGTATCAGCCGGGCTATGATTTTGACGGCTGGTCGATTCTGGGTGGTGCCGACTACCGTTTCGACGACAATCTGATCGGGGGTGTTGCGGTCCGTTATGCCGATGGCAAATCGGACTACGACAGCAACCGCGGCGACCTTGAGGGTGACAGCTGGGGCTTGTCACTATACGGCTCCTACAGTATGGACAACGGCCTGTTCTTCGATGGCCTGATCGGCTATGCCCAAAGCGATTACACGATGAAGCGCCGGATCAACTACACCACCGGCGAATTCGAGGCAGGCGGCACGACCGTCGACGCCGCCTCCGCGTCACAGGTGGCTACATCCGACCCCAACGCGGACGTCTGGAACGTCAACGTCGGTGCCGGCTACACCTTCTACCGGGATGCATGGTCAGTTACGCCCTCGCTGCGACTCAATTACCTTCAGAACGCCGTCGACGGCTACAGCGAGACGATGTCTGATCCGCTGGGAGTCGGCGGCAGCATGGCGTTGGCCATCGACTCCCAGACCTTCGAGTCGTTTACATCCGACTTGGGCGTTCAGGTCTCACGAGCCATCAGCTCCGGTTCCGGAGTCTGGATTCCACAACTGCGGATCGGATGGGTGCACGAATTCGAGAATGGACAAGAACAGGTGGGTGCCCGCTTTGTCAACGACATCAACAATCAGCCGCTGTTCGTTTTGACCCAGACGCCCGACCGCGACTATGCGGATCTGAGTGTCGGCATCTCGGCCCAGTTCGCGGGCGGACGCTCGGCGTTTGTCTCTTACAACACCCTGCTCGGCTATGAGGACGTCACATACAACGCCATCAACGCCGGCGTGCGTCTTGAGTTCTAAAGACTACTCGCTGCGGTGTAACCCGGGCGCAGCGTCCTGCCACGGATGGCCCTCCGCCTACGCCGATGGTGCTGGATCGTAATAGGCACCGTCCGCTGGAGGCAGCCAAGTCCGGTGAAAAGGGGGGG
This region includes:
- a CDS encoding autotransporter outer membrane beta-barrel domain-containing protein, with the translated sequence MVTSRECADLTKDGPFSEKPFNARVIAQAVGVSAFCLLPFQVIAQTLPGPEPIPDPEPSQDPFAGYSDALSQTTINGQITGAALVTTCATGLNGSEGAANNQRFQLDCGRIILGANTDESGSVQALNDLPAEQINAQNSVAVRSANLGVSIIQSRLAKLRLTGQPAADPSTLIADYPFGQSVTGGAAGGDLTTGRLGSFLNARYITGNADSTEYQPGYDFDGWSILGGADYRFDDNLIGGVAVRYADGKSDYDSNRGDLEGDSWGLSLYGSYSMDNGLFFDGLIGYAQSDYTMKRRINYTTGEFEAGGTTVDAASASQVATSDPNADVWNVNVGAGYTFYRDAWSVTPSLRLNYLQNAVDGYSETMSDPLGVGGSMALAIDSQTFESFTSDLGVQVSRAISSGSGVWIPQLRIGWVHEFENGQEQVGARFVNDINNQPLFVLTQTPDRDYADLSVGISAQFAGGRSAFVSYNTLLGYEDVTYNAINAGVRLEF